The region CGAGGTCCCAGAACGAGAGCCCGTGGTGCTCGATCTCGAGGTCCGGGTGCGTGCGCTGCACGTACTCGAGCGGGTCGATGTCGGCCATCAGGTGGCCGCGCACGCGGAACTGGTTGATGAGCTGCGCGACGCGCGTCTGCTTCGAGAGCTCGTCCGACTCCCGCACCGACACATCCGTCGCCCACTTGATGGGCTCGTAGGGGATGCGGAGGTCGGCGAAGATGCCGCGGTAGAAGTCCCGCTCGCCCACGAGCAGCCCGTGCACGATCTTGAGGAACTCGCCGGAGCCGGCGCCCTGGATGACGCGGTGGTCGTAGGTCGAGGTCATGGTGACCGTCTTGCCGACGCCCGCCTCGGCGAGCCGCTCGGGGCTCGCGCCCATGAACTCGGCCGGGTAGTCGAGCGCGCCGACGCCGATGATGCAGCCCTGGCCCTGCATGAGGCGGGGCACGGAGTGCACGGTGCCGATGCCGCCCGGGTTCGTGAGCGAGATCGTCGTGCCGGCGAAGTCGCCCGCGTCGAGCTTGTTCGCGCGCGCCTTCTTCACGAGCGCCTCGTAGGCGGCGACGAACTCCGAGAAGTCCATCGACTCGCAGCCCTTGATGCTCGGCACGAGCAGCGCGCGGGTGCCGTCGGGCTTCGGGATGTCGATCGCGATGCCGAGGTTCACGTGCGGCGGCGCGACCATCGCGGGCTTGCCGTCGATCTCGTCGTAGTAGACGTTCTGGCTCGGGAAGGCCTTGAGCGCTTGCACGAGCGCGTAGCCGATGATGTGCGTGAACGACACCTTGCCGCCGCGCGTCCGGCGCAAGTGGTTGTTGATGACGATGCGCTGGTCGATCATGAGCTTCGCGGGCACGGTGCGCACGCTCGTCGCGGTCGGCACCGAGAGCGACTTGTCCATGTTGGCGGCGAGCGTCTTCGGCATGCCGCGGAGCGTCGTGACGACGGGCTCGTCGGCCTTCCGCTCCTCGCCCTTCGCCGGCTGCTTGTCGCTCGCCGTCGGGGCGTCGGCGGGCACGGGCATGGGGCGCGCGGCCTGGCGCGTCGTCTTCGCGACGATCGTGCCGTCGGCCTTCGTCGGCGAGGGCGTCTCTGCCGGGCCCATCGCGTCGGCGCGCGACGAGTCCTGCGTCGCCTGCGCCTCGCCGGAGTCGACGGGCTTCGGCGTGCGCGACTCGGCGCGCACGGGTCGGCGCGGCGGCGCGGGCTGCTTGGGCGCGGCGGGCGGGGCGGCAGCCGGGGCCGCAGCCTCGGCCGCGGGCGCCTTCGGCGTCTCGCTCATGCTCGTCTCAGCCTCGCCGGAGGAGCGCTGCGCAGCGTAGCGCTCGAGGATGGGCCACCACGACTGGGCGACGGAGCTCCTGTCCTTGACGAACAGCTGATACTGCTCCTCGACGAGCCACTCGTTCGCTCCGAAATCGCTGTCGTCCGCAGGGCTGGACACGGTATCGATCGCCTCTTCCGATTCTCGCGGGCACGCCGCAGGCACTCCGCGGCGACACTGCCAACAAGCATAGTGGCGCGCGCTGGGCGATCAGGGCGTCACGCAAGCGGCACGAGTCCGAGCTCGGCGAGATCGACGCCCGCAGCCTCGACCGCGAGCAGCACGACCTCGCGGCGCCACACGACGCGCGGCTCGAACCGCAGCGGCATGCCGGCTTCGGTGGGCGTGCGGTCGCCCTTCGCGCCGTTGCACGCGACGCACGCCGTGATGGTGTTGAGCCACGTCGACTCGCCGCCGCGCGAAGCGGGATGGATGTGGTCGATCGTCGCGCCCGGCGCCTCGCAGTACGCGCATCGACGGCCGTCGCGGTCGAGCACGCCGCGCCGGCTCCA is a window of Agrococcus sp. Marseille-Q4369 DNA encoding:
- a CDS encoding HNH endonuclease, which translates into the protein MTAQVVVLNATLEPIGVASLQRAVAFLVKERAQIMLAADGVIRSNSIELPVPRVVVFNDYVRIPHTRLYDKMPWSRRGVLDRDGRRCAYCEAPGATIDHIHPASRGGESTWLNTITACVACNGAKGDRTPTEAGMPLRFEPRVVWRREVVLLAVEAAGVDLAELGLVPLA